The following coding sequences lie in one Mycobacterium sp. Z3061 genomic window:
- a CDS encoding wax ester/triacylglycerol synthase family O-acyltransferase, whose product MSKPIPPLDLSWLLIESPGSTTHVGAMLLFQKPSDSESLVREIVDFYRACSPAPPFNYVPELMGRGGPHFREVDTWDPHYHVEHLALPAGSSYDDLLRLVADLHEAQLDRSRPLFRCWIIDGLPDRMFAIYTKTHHCIIDGESGLRRLYDGLNLSDEPTIPKPAFALDVPASAPHPPTPLLGRITDSIRGALTQVGALNQVSVTALRKVFAGMFRSHLEGSLPFAAHHAPTNEPLKIGRSFATLSLPLEEMHDVGRHFGATLNDVAVSIVDAGLHAYLRETGRAFGHPFIAMCPVSLRGGDDTAIGTRVSALFVRLGEPEAEMTDRIGQVASSVAAAKKELAAMSTEAAMTYAVGLVALAGLGASTHLDRVGHPACNLVISNVAGAKETRYLNGARLLGIYPVSALAASIGLNATLASYHDSMDFGFIGNAAAIEDMSRLAHYTLQAYEELKKSAQSVSITPRQDQPLVDTDT is encoded by the coding sequence ATGAGCAAACCGATTCCGCCGCTCGACCTTTCGTGGCTGCTGATCGAGTCGCCGGGCAGCACTACCCACGTCGGCGCGATGCTGTTGTTCCAGAAGCCGTCCGACAGCGAGTCGCTGGTGCGCGAGATCGTGGACTTCTACCGGGCCTGCTCGCCGGCGCCGCCGTTCAATTACGTTCCCGAGCTGATGGGCCGCGGCGGCCCCCATTTCCGCGAAGTGGACACCTGGGACCCGCACTACCACGTCGAGCACCTCGCGCTGCCTGCCGGATCCAGTTATGACGACCTGCTGCGACTGGTTGCCGACCTGCATGAGGCGCAACTCGACCGCAGCCGGCCGCTGTTCCGCTGCTGGATCATCGACGGCCTGCCGGACCGGATGTTCGCGATCTACACCAAGACCCATCACTGCATCATCGACGGCGAGTCCGGGCTCAGGCGGCTGTACGACGGCCTGAACCTCTCCGACGAGCCGACCATCCCCAAGCCCGCCTTCGCGCTCGACGTGCCGGCGTCCGCGCCGCACCCACCGACACCGCTCCTCGGGCGCATCACCGACTCGATCCGGGGCGCGCTCACCCAGGTCGGGGCGCTCAACCAGGTGTCGGTCACCGCGTTGCGCAAGGTGTTCGCCGGTATGTTCCGGTCTCACCTCGAGGGCAGCCTGCCGTTCGCGGCGCATCACGCCCCCACCAACGAACCACTCAAGATCGGGCGCAGCTTCGCCACACTGTCGCTGCCGCTCGAGGAGATGCACGACGTCGGGCGGCACTTCGGGGCCACCCTCAACGACGTCGCGGTCAGCATCGTCGACGCCGGGTTGCACGCCTACCTGCGGGAGACCGGACGAGCCTTCGGGCATCCCTTCATCGCGATGTGTCCGGTGTCGCTGCGGGGCGGCGATGACACGGCGATCGGGACCCGGGTCTCGGCGCTGTTCGTACGGCTGGGTGAACCCGAAGCCGAGATGACGGACCGGATCGGGCAGGTGGCGTCGTCGGTGGCCGCCGCCAAGAAGGAGTTGGCCGCCATGTCGACGGAGGCGGCGATGACCTACGCGGTGGGACTCGTCGCGCTCGCGGGTCTGGGCGCGTCCACGCACCTGGACCGGGTCGGCCATCCCGCCTGCAACCTGGTGATCTCCAACGTCGCAGGCGCCAAGGAGACCAGGTATCTCAACGGCGCACGCCTGCTGGGCATCTACCCGGTATCCGCGCTGGCCGCCTCGATCGGGCTCAACGCCACGCTGGCGTCGTACCACGACAGCATGGACTTCGGCTTCATCGGCAACGCCGCGGCGATCGAAGACATGTCGCGGTTGGCCCACTACACGCTGCAGGCCTACGAGGAGCTGAAGAAGTCTGCACAGAGTGTGTCGATAACACCTCGGCAGGATCAGCCCTTGGTGGACACCGACACGTAA